ATGAATCTGTGACTCTGGTACAGACATTGTTTATTGTACGTGTTACCGGAGGAGGCAGAAGCCACAGTTATGATTCAGGGCCCATTTTGCCGGCTTACAAGCACATTAAAAAGCAGTCTCTGCCCtggagagtttacagtctaaagtaAGACACAGTGTAATAAGTGGGTTGAACACACGATTAGATGGGGGCTGGGTTAGGGTTGCTGTGTTAGGAACGCAGATTAGCCCAGAGCAATTGGACAGTTTCAAatcaaggacattttaaaaatgcacctataaatatatcagaaacATTGAGATCAGTAATTGCTATGGGCAGGAATACAACAATGTTGTAAATTGCACCtagctactcaacatgagtattTGGAATTATGATAAAGAATTCATTTTCACTCCTCTTTAACCGTGTTTGCCAGCGTAGCTCTGGGAGAGGGAGTGGAGCTGGATTTTATCCTGGCTCACACATCCTCAGAATTGTTTAAATGTGATCATAAAATGGTTATTAGTGAGAGGAAAGATGATCCGGTTGATCGGGCCCTAGagtaggacttgggagacctaggTTTAAATTCTTGttctgctacaaacttcctgcatgtccttgggcaagttacttagcctcgctgtgtctcagtttccctatatgtaaatatgggggtgttgtgagggtaaatacattaaagattatgaggtgctcagatgctatggtgtgtgtgtggggggctgtaTAAGAACCCCTGTTAAGAGCTAGGTTAGTGGTGATGAGTAAACAGGAACCATCCAGGTTAAATTTGTGGCACTGATGGTTAACAATGCAAACTGAACAAAGACCATCCGCCTTAGAGTCACCGAGGGACAATCAATGTGGAATCTCTGTGATGCCATTTGTACTGACTCAGAATTGAACCATCAAATTAATTCACTGATTCATGGGCTCCTCGGAGGACCGTGCTGTCTGAGGCTGTGTCAATGGGAGGCTTTTCTCTGGCTTCCATGGGATTTGAATCAGACCTGTGGCTCTGTAATCCTGCCAGGTAGCTGCAGTATAAACTGCTCTGCAGACTTGCTAGGAAACCAGCCCCTTCCTTCAGGATCAGGCAGTGACATTTTGACCTGATGATGCAATGCATTTAACTATATATTCTTGCGAGGAAGTGATGGGGGTGGAGCTGTTTGAAAACCGGTCTCGGCTTGTTATAGCTGCATTCTCCAGACCTCCCACTCATGCCGTTCAGTTAGTCTCTCTTAATAAAGCATCTGTTGATTTTTCTGCTTTGACCCTGGACTCCTAGTAGCcttagtcatgaaccaggactgCATTACgccaggtgctgtataaacacagcacaaagagcttacactctggGTGCTCAGTAATAATAAACAGTGACCCCCAAAGTGCACGTAGCCGTTCGAGTGCACCTGGGCCAATAAGCCAATCATCACAATGTCTGTATTAAAAAAATGACGGAACCATCAAGAAGCACCCATTCCTGTGTTCAGCCGCTGatcagaacccagctctcctgccttCACTCACTTTACTGAGGAGCATTTCAAAATCTTGCCCTTCTTTTCATCAGACAGACAAGAAGCAGAATAGAAGGTGCTGGCTTCATGGAGGGTCCGGGAGCCGTCGTGCTGCTGGAGGGGGTGACAGGtttcccctggggtgccacctgggacTGGGGTACCatttgtgacagtgtaccccataaggctgtATGGGGGGGTgctcataaatgtatgtatgatataactggaatagggttttgctacatatgccatgtaacatatctatgtaaaggttatgatctactggttatgttcatcctagttgtatgcaggcaccatttgtgtgttcaaagttatgaacattggctgtataattgcttgatttctaagtagccttagttagaacatttggtcacttcttgggaaaggaataTGCAAATTAAGTGCTCAATCAGGAAtcacttaacagacaaaagagcttggaagactccaatccacataagaagtctacctgaggacgttcaaaGTAGTatgtgggtaatggctgctacctgcaagtcctgagtcatgcatgagcatgtgacttgcccatgtgattccgaatctccattttgtgactggattctagacagggtgaggagggggtctccacccacaagagaaagtctatttaaacccttgggagacccctccattttgtcttcagctggctaaagaaggagcctctccaccccccaggatacttgaaggaaactggaacaaaggacagtaactagaGGGGGTGTgaatgattgctggacccaggctaaaaggagattagtctttaAAAGGGAGCAtgctggaactggtgaggatcttatctgtatttagtttgattagacatagatttgtgcattttattttattttgcttggtgacttactttgttctgtctgttaatacttggaaccacttaaatcctactttctgtatttaataaaatcacttttgacttattaattaacccagagtatgtattaatacctgggggagcaaacaactgtgcatatctctctatcagtgttatagagggcgaacaatttatgagtttaccctgcataagctttatacagggtaaaatggatttatttgggtttagaccccattgggagttgggcatctgagtgctaaagacaagcacacttctgtgagctgttttcaggtaatcctgcagctttggggcaagtaattcagaccctgggtctgtgttggagcagacgggagtgtctggctcagcaagacagggtgctggagtcctgagctggcagggaaaacagggatagaagtaatcttggcacatcgggtggcagctcccaagggggtttctgtgatccagcccaTCACACCATTGACCACTGACccgccagcctgggctccctttacactgtactgctgtgtccagcctgccaagccctctccTAGGCTCCAGTCTGCACattctccagcacacacacaggtgggGACACAcctagctgcagttacatgcagacgCTGTGATCaactctgcatgggaaggctccagctaaggaactgcccagatACTGAGGCAGGcaaccccctctggagtgtaaactgAAAATTATtccgtcttgcgctgcacagggaactgtacagcattaTCTCATGAAATTaaccccctccctcaatgcggAGAGGAGTATACAACaactttctgccccaagttatgactcCCTCACACtgtttttagacaaagcaaaaacaagtttattaactacaaaggatagattttaagtgattataaggtatagcaaatggatcaaagcagattacctagcaaataaacaaaaatgcaatctaagcttaatatactaaatatgAACAGCAGATcctcaccctaagtgatgataAAAGCAGGCTgaagattcttaaggggcaagctgcacttgcttacagcttagaatccccaggtgttccataCATAGGCTAAagatccctttagcctgggtccagcacttcccccagttcagtctttgttcctcaggtatttccaggagtctctttgggtgtggagtcagtgaagaacctcagtgatgtcactcccctgccttaaataacttttgcatatggcgggaaccctttgtctgaaagcttggttcccacggcagtctgtggaaaaacactgatatCTGTTACGAATTATACCTTTAAGACACATACAGTTCGTTCTAGGCCAAGGCACGTAACACAAACTTACCACTGCAGAGTATTACACAGCCAAGCCAAAGTTTATTACGCCCGGGCGTGGCACCGTCCTACTAGTCAGGAGGGACCCCATACATTGTTTACAGCCAAGCTATATACAAAACGAAAGGCATGCAAGCCTTGTGCACCATAAGTTTTAGCCAATGtacaaacatattttttatttaccACCTATTCCCGCTGGACACTCTCCCCGTGCTGACCAGTGTAGCAATGAGCTAGGAATTTCTTCCCTCAGGAGGGCCTTAGGTCTGCAACTTACAACAGAAGGCAATTCTTGGCATTCCTTATCTCTTTGTTTCCAGATGTctcccttctttcccctccctggctcctggTACATGCTGTATCTACTTTTAACTGATAATAGCCTTAAACCATAAGAAGCAGTTGCTTAAGCTAATTTTCCTTAAcatatcccaagatggagtccagcatcaggtgacctggtcacatgtccctgtggtgtcatagcagccatgagtGGGAGGCTGTCTGCAGCGTCCTCAGGAAGGCCTCCAGGTGGGAGATGAGCctcttctaagacctattgttttctctaaaggcccttccccacccagctgttctagtgggcgttccccaggcgtaaacacatttgtaatacagaGACAtaatcaatattcctaacttaagatacaaaaatgataaatgcatacaaataggataatcatattcagtaaattataacctttccaatgatatctcacatgacttatcttgcacaGAAGatatcataattatgccataatcatatcatatctctatgaagaatatggggtgcagcgtCACAGAGAGCAGGCTAGATCAAGGTGACTGATGGGGGAGAGCCTGGTGTTCACCGCCTATGGCATGTATGCTGTGGGGCCAGTGGCCTAATCGTGCCCCCGCTCTCACTGGAACTGTGGGGTGTTAGTGGATGTTGTAGCCAAAGCCAAGATCGGAGTGTGCCCTGCCCACTGCTAGGTTGTGCTGGGAGAACTGGAGAAGAGGTTCTCTGCTCCCCACCTTTGCTAGGTTAgctgctaactttaaaaaatgatgAGCAGTTGAAAGAGCACTTGACTCCCCACCTGGCCCCAGTGTAAGTGGAGTAAGTGCTTGTAAAATGAGTTGCATCCTCTTCTAGTGTCTGGGCCGCAGAGGATAACAGCCCACTACTGCTTCTAATTGGAGTTATTCCTTCCCTACCAGTGGTCAAGGTCTGTGTTGTGTTGCTGAAAGGCCTGGGTTCAATCTCTGCTGGTGACCCATGGAGGTGGAGGGATTGTTGCATAAAAGTGGCGAAATCAAGCCCTGAGATGAACTTAATGCTTTAGATCTTGTTTTTCCTTAACTCATCCCCTCCTTCTCTTTGTCACCCTCACGCATCTCTTCCTGTCCAATTTGCACTATAAACTCCctaggacagtggtgggcaacccacggcccgtcagggtaatccacatGCGGGCCACcagacaatttgtttacatttgcatggctgcctgcaggtcccagtggctgcagttcgctgttcccagccaatgggagctgcaagaagcggtggccagcacatccctgcagcctgcgccgcttcccgcagctcctactggctgggaacggtgaaccacagccactgggagctgcaggcagccgtgcaaatgtaaacaaactgtctggtggcccacTAGCGGATTACCGTGACGGGCTGCGTGCTGCCCGTGGGCCGCATGTTGCCCACCATTGCTCTAGGAAATGCACCTTGCCTCTCTATTTGTTTCTATGAAGCATCTAGCATGCTTCTgacactgtaataataataacaaagctTCTTTGGCAAGTCAGAATGAATTCTCTGGTCTTCCATGTGATACCCATCTATAAATAACACATCATGTCATTCGCATTTCATTTGTCAGAGCCAGCGTGAGCTCATATCTCAAGTGCCACCCACCATCCATTGGCACCTGTCTCTTTGCAAATTAGTCCTTATAAAATATTGGACCAACTCGAGCCAGGAAGGAGTTGTTTCCCCCATGCATATTAGCCCCGGTGCACTGTGGATTTTTGTGCCTTCCTATGAAGCATCAGGCAATGATCACTGCAGAAGGGAGGATGCTGAACAACTGGAACATATGGTCTGATCTGGGATGGCACGTCTTCTGTATGTAACAGTGACTATGTAATACAGACATGGTAATCAGAGGGGACTGAACATAGGGTCTTGAACTCCAAACTGTAGGCCTGTATCACTCAAACTAAAGGACAATGCTTGTAGCTGTAAGATGGAGGTTGTTGAAATTGTTTGGACCAACCCGTAGAGGGAGGCATGCTCGCTCTCTTAGCTagtgtcatagaatcatggaaatgtcaTGTTGATGAgagctcaagaggtcatcaagtccagtgccctatgctgaagcaggaccaagtaaacgtagaccatccctgacaggtgtttgtccaacttgttcttaaaaacctccaatgactgggattccacaacttcccttggaagcctcacagttcaggttttctaaactttttgttgctctcctctggactctctccaatttgtccacctcttttggtgcccagaactggacacagtactccagctgaggcctcaccagtgccaaatagaacaGGACAATTTCCTCCTCTGTCTTACATACACCACTCCTGTTACTACACTCGAGAATGATATTAGGCTTTTTTGaaactgtatcacattgttgactcatattcaatgtgtgatccactataacctcagctccttttcagcagtactagcaCCTATTGTTCcctattttgtagctgtgcatttgatttttccttctgaactgtagtactttgcacttaactTCCTTGAATTTCACTTTGTGGATTTCAGACCAATTGTGTaatttgtcaaagtcattttgaattctaatcctgccctccaaagtgcttgcaacccctcccagcttggcatcatctgcaaatgtaataagcatactctccactccattactcaaattattaatgaagatattggaCAAAATCGGACCCAGTATTggctcctgtgggaccccacaggATTCGCCTTCCCAGTTTGACACTGAACCATTGATAACAGTCTTGCAATCAGTTGTGCAACcgccttatagtaatttaatttaGAACACCTGTCtttactttgcttatgagaatgtcatatgggactgtgtcaaaatcaAACTATATCACACctactgctttccccctatccactagggtagttatcaaagaaggaaagtaggttggtttggcatgatgtTTTCTTGAGAAGTCcatggttttttttggttttttttataacCCTATTACTCTGTCTGTAACATTATGGCTGTGGAAAGGAACATGCTGAGAAATTATTTACAAATTGATGTCACAGAGGGTGTTGGGGGAACTTTTCAGAGGCATAAATAGCAGTTGTATGCCCAGCTGCCATTTCTGCCTTCGAAAATATGCTCCTCTGTGTTTTGGATCCAATCGTGAAGTCTGGCTTTAACGAGAGTTTGGCCTGAAATACCAGCTGAGAACATCATAATATGGTCCATTTTGATATTCATTTGCAGCAGGTGACAGAGATGgagattagaatcatagaagattacggttggaagagacctcaggaggtcatctagtccaaccagctgctcaaagcaggaccaacaccaactaaatcatcccagccagggctttgtcaagccaggccttaaaaacctctaaggatggagatttcaccacctccctaggtaacccattccagtgcttcaccaccctcctagtgaaataatgtttcctaatatccaacatagatccactgcaacttgagaccattgctccttgttctgtcatctgccaccactgagaatagcctagctccatcctctttggaactccccttcaggtaattgaaggctgctataaaatcccccctcactcttttcttctgcagactaaataaccccagttccttcAACCGCTCCTCGtacgtcatgtgccccagccccctaatcattttcgttgccctccgctggactctctccaatttgtccacatcccttctgtagtggagggatcaaaactggacgcaatactccaggtgtggcctcaacaGTGCCGAATAGTGTGgtataatcacttccctcgatctgctggcagtgcttcTATTCATGCAGCCCAATATgacattggccttcttggcaacaaaggcacattGTAAACCAGGAACAAATAACATATTCCTGCAAGCCTCTAACAGGGGGTATGTTTTCCTTTTGCAGCTCACTCACTGGTGTGCTTCACCTGTAAGGATGCATCCTCCAACTGGGAGTGTCTGGGATCAACTATATGTCAAAGTGATGAAAACTACTGTGTGACCACGTATGTTGGTGCAGGAATTGGTAAGTTTGGGCATGTTCTGCCTATTATCTTTCCATAGCACTTTCCCAGATGATGTGCTGCTCCCGTTCCAGATCACTGGGTTTTCCTTCCTCCGTCTGCTGGAAGGATCAGACATGGCTGATGTGGAATTGGGGAATCAATCCTTGAAACCGAATGGCAGGAGACTTTTGCTGGGACACGCCAAGGTAGCGGGAGCACCCTTGCTCATTAGTGAGGTTTGCACAGGAGTGAATGACTGATAGGAGGGCGGTGCAGGCAATGTCAGGCTTCTTGTACACCAATGGGGGGCTCTATATCTACCCCTCCAGTGTTGTCTGAAGTCCTGAAATGAGTTTCTTTATAGCCCAGTCCTgcagctgctctccagccatGCAATGGTTTAAGCATCAAACATCTGATGTGCTGGTGCAACGTTCCACTATTGGCATGTGCAAGTGAGAGAATTTGCTCGCTCCAATCCCAGTGCCTGGCTGGTTGTGTATGCACAAAAGGAGGCCGGGTTGAAGCCTTTTGGGGTATATTGGTGTCTGCTGCTTAATGAGCTCTGCTGTGACCTGACTGCGACCAGCTCTTTAAAGCTCTCAGGCTCAATAGCAGGAGACAGGACCCagttccctctgtgctgcatccCGCAGCCCTCCCTGAACTCCCAAAGccctgtcccagcatgcagtgggcAGAGTGTGACAATCTGGAATAGATTCTTAGGGTTCTCTTTGGCTGTTCCCACTTCCTGGCCAGGAATCTgaagaggatgttcccagatggtTACATACTGGTCTGTAACTGCTAGGAAGACACTGTTTTCATGGTACATAATAGCAGTAGTGACTTCTAAAGGCTGGGCATTCACTGGCAGAGCTAAGGCTGTGAGGCTATTAACGGCTGAGAAATGGCCTCCTCATCTCCGGATTGCTTAGCTACATCGGTACAATTATCTCCTTTGCAGAGCTAAGGAGCTCCTGTCCGAACTCTGGGAAACATTTTAATCTTGAGTCTctttctcttgtttgtttttctggttCAGGTGGACATTCCGGGCAGAGCATCACCAAGGGGTGTGCTTCAGTTTGCCCCAGCGGTGGGATAAACATAGGGATAGCAGCCGCCTCTGTTTCCTGCTGCAGTTCTTTCTTATGCAACACCAGTGGGGCCAGCCACGTGAAAGTCAGCTACTCGGTGCTAGCCATGGCGATCATGGCCAGCTTTGTCTATatcagggctggactgtgatcgGGCCAGGAAAAAGAACCTTGATGCCCTGAAGAACCTGCTCAAGCTTCTCCAACGAGACACCAAACCCCCCTCTGTGCAAAGCTATACTGGGGTTACCAATGGTGCCCTTTCTTCCAAACTCTCTCTCAGATCCCATTAGAGAATACCTGCCCTCTTGCTGTTCACAAGGAAATCCTGCTGCTGTCACTGGGTGCCCCTCTGTGCCTTTCAGCAGATCTGGATTGCTGCTCCCatggtttgggtgcaggaggcctGGGAAGCTCAACTGAAGAGTGCAGCCCCACTGGGGAGATGCCCGCTTGCACTCTTGACCCATCAGGAAATGGTGGATAATGTTGGCAGGGTTTCTGTTTTTATACCCGTAGTCCCAGTTGATGGGGCTGATTAAAAAAAGGTCAGGGCTACCAGAAAATGTTTATCCCAAACCACCTTCAAAGTGGAATACATAAACATCCCTGCCTCTTGCTACCGCAGAGACATTTCCCATATACGTCACGCTAGGGTTCAGTGCCAGACTGACTGCTGGGAAGGCATGATCCAAAACCAAACCTCAGATACATTCACCCCCGGTTGGATTCtgtttttttacattgttttctttattctgtTCCTTGTCTCACTTTTCTTATGTAAAATGAATGCAGTGCTCGCACTGTGAGCATCACAGCTGAATAAATACGTTCCTGTTCTTGCCTGAGCCCAGATGTATTGTGTGTCTCTTTGCTTGCTGGAAAAACAGGGTGTGTGAGGTGCCCTGAGCCAAAAGATCAACTCATGGGTGCAGCATAACTGCTCTTTGGGACAGCTGCTCTGTGGTTCTCAGCAGCGCCGTCTCTCCTGTCACTTTTCATCCTAACACAGACCTTTACCTCCCATgcctgcccccatccctcctccacTATGGGCCCTGAGGAATGAACACTTGAGCTGATTATTCACCTGTTCTCCCAGCTGTGGTAGCTGTAACTTGTCCCACAGACCAGATTCTGCCTTGTATTGTTTTACTCCCTAAAAGCCCTTTCGGATTCAGTCCCTATGACTGAGGCTGGACAGGATGAAGCGTGAGTCTGGTCTACGATAGACGTGTCATATGGGACTGGAGCAAACACTATGGTAGCAAAACCACTGCGGGGTCAGTCTGTACGTTAGATATTAGCATCTCTCCGATTCCTGCCTTCCATCGTCAGTGAGTGGTGACAGAAAACCCTGCGGCTATATTTAAAAACAGCCATAATGAGCAAGCTCCTTTAACCCCTTTTTCTCATCCCAGAGCGCCCCCATGCGGGCAGGTGTAGTGTTGCAGGCGAGCccttattttgttttcccctCACCCAGGGTAGTGGCAAGTCCAAACAGCCTGTTAAATGCTAAAGAGCACCCCCTAGTGGAGGGTGtcatttattaacagaaaagcCCAGGCAGAACATCAACAAAACTTTCTCCCCAACGTCCCGGCAGGTGACTAGGTCATCTTAGTCCATGTCCCTCACCTAAGTCCCATGTTCTCCTCTACCCAGGATTTTCCCCCAGGGTTCCAGTCTGTCCTGGGGTTCTGCCTGTTGCCCCTGCTGGAGTAACATCCTTTTCTGGAgccagtgggtcagggaagtccGTCTGCTGTGACTCTTCCCCAGGGAAAGCAGATGATCCATGTGAGGCCGGGCTTCCAGCCTGTGTCTGCGTGACCACCAGCTGAGACCAGGTCCTTTAGGGTGCCTGCAGACTGCCATCCTCTACCTAGAAGGTGCCCGTCTTCAAGAGCACCTCTTAGAGGCTCACTTTCCAGAGAGCCCTGCTCAGTCCTCTGGCTCAGGTTTCTCCTGCGAGCTGCCCTCTACTCCACAGGAGCCTCCCATCTTACTTTGGAGCTGCCCTCTAACTGTGCATGGGTAACCTTTATTAATCAGCCACCCGGGGCAGCCAATCATCCCCCGGTGGGGCTTTTATCAGGCAGTCAGGGGAAGACTGGGCCTTGGTTCCCCATAAAGAGCAGCTAACCCCATGACACCCTTTGATCCAATTCCCCTTGCAATGTAGCGGGCCTGAGCCTTCCTGGAATGAGTCAGGGTCTTCAGGATCGGGCCCTGGCTAGGAAAGGAACAAAGAAGGGATAAATGGAAATTGATGTCAGACAGTTTGTGCACTGCTGTCATTTCAGACTTTGGGGTTTCTGGAAGTTGGCCACTGAGGCACCCCCAGAATACAGGACATCCCCTTGGTTGCATGGGCCCACTCCCGCCAGTGCGACCCTGTCCCTGCTACTGTGACCTCACATGCTCAGGGAATGCAAGGTCATGCTGCatagaggatgccattttgcaggGTGTGCCACCCCTCCTCCATTGGCGTGACTTCACACACACAGTGCATGCAAGGTCATGTCACATGGAAGATGACATTTTACAGAgtgatactggtgtgacctcacaaACGCGGTGTCTCtgaggtcatgctggtggggacaGAACAGCACACTCTGTGAAGAGCCTCTTCtgtgcatcatagaatcatagaatatcagggttggaaggcacctcaggagttcatctagtccaaccccctgctcaaagcaggaccaatccccaactaaatcatcccagccagggctttgtcaagtctgaacttaaaaatctctaaggaaggagattccaccgcctccctaggtaacccattccagtgcttcatgaTTATATTGGACAAAAAGGACATGGGGTTTTATATCAGTAATAGAGAGGGACAAACCTTTCAGAAACAAGACTGTCCAGCTTCAAAGTGGCTGAATGGCTTGCCTTGGTTTCTGTTACATTTAATATATATTAATTT
Above is a genomic segment from Emys orbicularis isolate rEmyOrb1 chromosome 2, rEmyOrb1.hap1, whole genome shotgun sequence containing:
- the LOC135873630 gene encoding lymphocyte antigen 6E-like, with protein sequence MKAFLLTLLVVVLCVEQAHSLVCFTCKDASSNWECLGSTICQSDENYCVTTYVGAGIGGHSGQSITKGCASVCPSGGINIGIAAASVSCCSSFLCNTSGASHVKVSYSVLAMAIMASFVYIRAGL